Proteins encoded within one genomic window of Planctomycetota bacterium:
- a CDS encoding YkgJ family cysteine cluster protein, with protein sequence MNRPTPQTASAAGPSREASDRALEALGAVYADLDALLATLPVACQACGRCCDFVRNDYRLYASLIERLPVLRFAGPPRLTAAGHCGFLAGGRCSVHRWRPLSCRVFFCAPEHKAREQELYHAFQQRLRAATDRLGLEWDYAPFFAGQAGGPAGGQNSVLP encoded by the coding sequence ATGAACCGCCCCACGCCGCAGACGGCTTCCGCCGCTGGCCCGAGCCGCGAGGCGTCGGACCGCGCCCTGGAGGCCCTCGGTGCGGTGTATGCCGATCTGGACGCTCTGCTGGCAACCCTTCCGGTCGCCTGCCAGGCGTGCGGGCGCTGTTGCGATTTCGTGAGGAACGACTACCGCCTCTATGCCAGCCTCATCGAGCGGCTGCCCGTTCTGCGGTTCGCCGGGCCGCCGCGGCTCACGGCCGCGGGCCACTGCGGCTTCCTGGCGGGCGGCCGGTGCTCGGTGCACCGCTGGCGGCCGCTGAGCTGCCGGGTGTTCTTCTGTGCGCCGGAGCACAAGGCGCGCGAGCAGGAGCTCTACCACGCCTTCCAGCAGCGGCTGCGCGCTGCCACAGACCGCCTCGGCCTGGAGTGGGACTATGCTCCGTTCTTCGCCGGGCAAGCGGGCGGGCCGGCAGGCGGTCAGAACTCCGTCTTGCCGTAA
- a CDS encoding transposase, with product MAAHDEQPGEEQVSYFVTVRTFNCRRVFHEDKSAATLVELIEGMRRERGFKKYGYVVLPDHYHVLFGGGPSSAAIADTIRAINRAAERFLELPDDGQPLWEDETDVLVIYSARARFEKLNYIHHKPVLCGIVQRAEDYAYSSAGFYFRRYGKTEF from the coding sequence ATGGCGGCGCATGACGAACAGCCGGGCGAGGAGCAGGTCAGCTACTTCGTGACCGTGCGCACGTTCAACTGCCGCCGCGTGTTCCACGAGGACAAGAGCGCGGCCACGCTGGTGGAGCTCATCGAGGGGATGCGCCGCGAGCGCGGCTTCAAGAAGTACGGCTACGTGGTGCTGCCCGACCACTACCACGTGCTGTTCGGCGGCGGCCCGTCCAGCGCGGCCATCGCCGACACGATCCGCGCCATCAACCGGGCCGCGGAACGCTTCCTCGAGCTGCCCGACGATGGGCAGCCGCTCTGGGAGGACGAGACCGATGTCCTCGTCATCTACAGCGCCCGCGCGCGCTTCGAGAAGCTGAACTACATCCACCACAAGCCCGTCCTGTGCGGCATCGTGCAGAGGGCCGAGGACTACGCGTACTCGAGCGCGGGCTTCTACTTCCGGCGTTACGGCAAGACGGAGTTCTGA
- a CDS encoding class I SAM-dependent methyltransferase, whose product MAVQCPQCGRQYDVTLFEFQRPLGCDCGAAVDLRTGHTRHEGSAPAAGLPRASEQAAALGGGEAAIAPATWDYLRAPHIAWDYDRYFRHNELFQFDVRVLDRWFVRPGRLVDLGCGTGRHVVHFAERGFEVTGLDLSEHMLAAARAKLDAGGSSATLVRADITRLDETGLGPFDYAICMFSTLGMIHGAANRQRFLESVRRHLAPGGLFALHLHNRWQNLWDPDGRRYLWHALRDHWRGRPEAFEKDMDGYRGIRGLRLYVYSEGELRGVLGRAGFRVAEFLHLNRPRNGVLRGLAKGLRSNGFIVLCRAAGRD is encoded by the coding sequence GTGGCGGTGCAGTGCCCCCAGTGCGGCCGGCAGTACGATGTCACGCTCTTCGAGTTCCAGCGCCCGCTGGGCTGCGATTGCGGGGCAGCGGTGGACCTGCGCACGGGCCACACCCGGCACGAGGGTTCGGCCCCCGCCGCCGGTCTCCCGCGGGCAAGCGAGCAGGCCGCCGCCCTCGGCGGCGGCGAGGCGGCCATCGCGCCCGCGACCTGGGACTACCTGCGGGCGCCCCATATCGCCTGGGACTATGATCGCTACTTCCGGCACAATGAGCTGTTCCAGTTCGACGTGCGCGTGCTCGATCGCTGGTTCGTCCGCCCCGGGCGGTTGGTGGACCTGGGCTGCGGCACGGGACGCCACGTGGTGCACTTCGCGGAGCGCGGCTTCGAGGTCACCGGGCTGGACCTCTCGGAGCACATGCTCGCGGCCGCCCGGGCCAAACTCGACGCGGGCGGTTCCTCGGCGACGCTCGTGCGTGCCGACATCACCCGCCTGGACGAGACCGGGCTCGGCCCCTTCGACTACGCGATCTGCATGTTCAGCACCCTGGGGATGATTCACGGCGCCGCCAACCGGCAGCGCTTCCTCGAATCGGTCCGGCGCCATCTGGCGCCCGGCGGCCTCTTCGCACTCCACCTGCACAATCGGTGGCAGAACCTGTGGGACCCCGATGGCCGCCGCTACCTCTGGCACGCCCTCCGGGACCACTGGCGCGGGCGGCCCGAGGCCTTCGAGAAAGACATGGACGGCTATCGCGGCATCCGGGGCCTCCGCCTCTACGTGTACAGCGAGGGCGAACTCCGCGGCGTGCTCGGGCGCGCCGGGTTCCGGGTCGCTGAGTTCCTCCACCTCAATCGTCCTCGCAACGGCGTGCTCCGCGGCCTCGCGAAGGGCCTGCGGAGCAACGGATTCATCGTGCTCTGCCGAGCCGCCGGACGGGACTGA
- a CDS encoding DnaJ domain-containing protein, with the protein MDYYVVLQVERHSGPAEIKRAFRRLLKRYHPDRNRSNAAWAEQRTREIVEAYHVLSDERRRKFHDQQLRMESFSVSTVTSSVSYDPPGDGVAAKCRELFEALLKGKIEAALGLYERLRGDKATFDLYPHLSLKDHLDCKFLLGEAYERQGQIDNALALYEEVFREELEGPRLRYFFDEVQERIVTIYCQHVARTAEPKDAVRYYQHALKLGLPNKDKAEIRKRLAETLLKIGDRDGAQRELREAIKLHPGIKGVQRLAARLGMHAVSS; encoded by the coding sequence GTGGATTACTATGTAGTCCTCCAGGTGGAGCGCCACTCGGGGCCGGCCGAGATCAAGCGGGCCTTTCGCAGGCTGCTGAAGCGCTACCACCCGGACCGCAACCGCTCGAACGCGGCCTGGGCCGAGCAACGCACCCGCGAGATCGTCGAGGCCTACCACGTCCTGTCGGACGAACGCCGCCGCAAGTTCCACGACCAGCAACTGCGGATGGAGAGCTTCAGCGTCTCCACCGTCACCTCGTCCGTGTCCTACGACCCGCCCGGCGACGGGGTCGCGGCGAAGTGTCGCGAGCTGTTCGAGGCGCTCCTCAAGGGGAAGATCGAGGCGGCCCTCGGGCTCTACGAGCGCCTGCGCGGCGATAAGGCGACCTTCGACCTCTACCCCCATCTGAGCCTGAAGGATCACCTGGACTGCAAGTTCCTGCTGGGCGAGGCCTACGAGCGGCAGGGCCAGATAGACAATGCGCTGGCCCTCTACGAGGAGGTGTTCCGCGAGGAACTCGAGGGGCCGCGCCTGCGCTACTTCTTCGACGAGGTGCAGGAACGCATTGTCACCATCTACTGCCAGCACGTGGCGCGCACGGCGGAGCCCAAGGACGCGGTCCGCTACTACCAGCACGCGCTGAAGCTGGGGCTGCCGAACAAGGACAAGGCCGAGATCCGCAAGCGCCTGGCGGAGACGTTGCTGAAGATCGGGGACCGCGACGGCGCCCAGCGCGAACTGCGCGAGGCGATCAAGCTCCACCCGGGCATCAAGGGCGTCCAGCGCCTCGCCGCGCGCCTCGGGATGCACGCCGTCTCGTCGTAG